A stretch of Vibrio aphrogenes DNA encodes these proteins:
- a CDS encoding Txe/YoeB family addiction module toxin, producing MSSRQRLLSWTDDAWDDYLYWQTQDKKTLKRINKIINDVKRSPFEGIGKPEPLKENLSGFWSRRIDDTNRLVYAVDDEAITIISCRYHY from the coding sequence ATGAGTAGTCGTCAACGTCTATTGTCGTGGACTGATGACGCTTGGGATGACTACTTGTATTGGCAAACCCAAGACAAGAAAACACTAAAGCGCATCAACAAAATTATCAATGATGTTAAGCGCTCTCCTTTTGAGGGCATCGGTAAACCTGAACCGTTAAAAGAGAACTTATCTGGTTTTTGGTCTCGCCGTATTGATGATACTAATAGGCTTGTTTATGCGGTCGATGATGAAGCGATAACGATAATTTCGTGTCGTTACCACTACTAA